The following are from one region of the Natronosporangium hydrolyticum genome:
- a CDS encoding AMP-binding protein — MAELAGVALYSRFMRGLESASRDNSGRAGAALRVGGTEVTYPDAHQTALSWAHRLVDAGAGPEHPVAVLAARSVTAYLGLLAGLYAGAPVVPLNPAFPVGRTAEMLRAAGAELVVADPDGAAIVPELAELVGRLAVLAPSADAADRASAGGRWLPVAGAPLAEPVPVNGDTPALMLFTSGSTGRPKGVPISHASLYHYFTVLDQRYDFHPGDVFSQTFDLNFDCAMFDLFCAWGAGATVLSVPPSAYLGLPGFLADHGVTVWFSTPSSIGLARRMGALTSSAMPGLRWSFFAGEALRCDDVERWSAAAVNSTVENLYGPTELTITISGYQWCPTRTPEVAINGVVPIGEVHPGHDYLIVGEDGDADPVVAAPGELGELWLSGPQLTTGYLDPADDAGRFVEYAGRRWYRTGDRVSRIGAAGLAYRGRLDSQVQVHGWRVELAEIEHALRGCSGVTEAVAVGVANQDGTELIAFYTGDRVGPAELTRRLRELLPAGFIPRRFQHVAELPLNSNRKVDRSLLRSRAEELLGSATRNDGRPGPTPR, encoded by the coding sequence ATGGCCGAATTAGCCGGAGTCGCGCTGTACTCGCGATTCATGCGAGGGCTGGAGTCGGCATCCCGGGACAATTCGGGTCGGGCCGGTGCCGCGTTGCGAGTGGGCGGAACCGAGGTCACCTACCCGGACGCGCACCAGACCGCCCTGAGCTGGGCGCACCGGTTGGTCGACGCCGGCGCCGGTCCGGAACATCCGGTGGCGGTGCTCGCGGCCCGTAGCGTTACCGCGTACCTGGGGCTGTTGGCCGGCCTCTACGCCGGGGCCCCGGTGGTGCCCCTCAACCCGGCGTTCCCGGTGGGGCGTACCGCCGAGATGCTGCGGGCCGCCGGCGCCGAGTTGGTGGTGGCCGACCCGGACGGCGCGGCCATCGTGCCGGAGCTCGCCGAGCTGGTTGGGCGGTTGGCGGTGCTCGCGCCGTCGGCCGACGCAGCTGACCGGGCCAGCGCTGGGGGGCGGTGGCTGCCGGTGGCCGGCGCGCCGCTCGCCGAGCCGGTACCGGTCAACGGCGACACTCCGGCTCTCATGCTGTTCACCTCGGGCTCCACCGGACGGCCCAAGGGGGTGCCGATCAGCCATGCGAGCCTGTACCACTACTTCACGGTGCTGGACCAGCGGTATGACTTCCACCCCGGTGATGTGTTCAGCCAGACCTTCGACCTCAACTTCGACTGCGCGATGTTCGACCTGTTCTGTGCCTGGGGGGCCGGCGCGACGGTGCTGTCGGTGCCGCCGTCGGCCTATCTGGGTCTGCCCGGATTTCTTGCCGACCATGGGGTGACGGTGTGGTTCTCGACTCCGAGTTCCATCGGGCTCGCCCGGCGGATGGGTGCTCTCACCTCCTCGGCCATGCCCGGCCTGCGCTGGAGCTTCTTTGCAGGTGAGGCGCTGCGCTGCGACGACGTGGAACGGTGGAGCGCGGCCGCAGTGAACAGCACGGTGGAGAACCTGTACGGCCCGACCGAGCTGACGATTACGATCAGCGGCTACCAGTGGTGCCCGACGCGTACGCCGGAGGTGGCGATCAACGGGGTAGTGCCGATCGGCGAGGTCCACCCTGGCCATGACTACTTGATCGTCGGTGAGGACGGGGATGCTGATCCGGTGGTGGCCGCGCCCGGGGAGCTTGGCGAGTTGTGGCTCAGTGGTCCGCAGCTGACCACGGGATACCTGGACCCGGCCGACGATGCCGGCCGGTTCGTCGAGTATGCCGGCCGGCGCTGGTACCGGACGGGGGACCGGGTCAGTCGGATCGGCGCAGCCGGCCTCGCCTACCGGGGGCGGCTCGATTCGCAGGTGCAGGTCCACGGCTGGCGAGTCGAGCTCGCCGAGATCGAGCACGCACTCCGGGGCTGCTCCGGGGTGACGGAGGCGGTGGCGGTCGGGGTCGCTAACCAGGACGGGACCGAGTTGATCGCCTTCTACACCGGTGACCGGGTGGGGCCGGCCGAACTGACCCGGCGGCTGCGCGAGCTGCTGCCGGCCGGTTTCATTCCGCGTCGTTTTCAGCACGTCGCTGAACTCCCGCTGAATTCGAATCGAAAGGTCGACCGGTCACTCCTCCGTTCCCGGGCCGAGGAGCTGCTCGGCTCCGCGACGCGAAACGATGGGCGGCCGGGGCCGACGCCGCGGTAG
- a CDS encoding AMP-binding protein, giving the protein MQSFSDVSENCESIFSLLASAAADAPDSYAVRDSGGRWTYVETASYSERFAEWLDQHGVRPGDRVLVQAKSTRELVAMFFGCARHGATFVPVNPAMREFQLRGVLRSAQPQAVLVAPDGLEAVAALAPGAYDASQVWREVEETPADGGLTAAATPDDIAALIFTSGSTAEPKAVVTPHRQAIFATRAIQAVLDYRPDDVVFCRFPMSWDYGLYKVLLATVGRSELVLASGESDLLLLPRMRETGVTIVPVVPSLATMIAASAQRDSGPPPPVRMITNTGAALPAATIDALREVFPGVRVVRQFGQTECKRVSIMPPAEDQQRPGSVGRPLPGTEVMILDDEGREVPTGGVGEIVVRGPHVMPGYWRAPELSANTFRVGPDRSGPQLHTGDYGWLDSEGYLYFEGRRDDMFKRKGIRMSTLEIEAAVMDIPEVHAAAVVPPSESRDLALYVVADLTPKRVLWELSRRLEPAKVPGVCRVVEELPLTPHGKNSRADLVTMLEGGSDE; this is encoded by the coding sequence TTGCAGAGCTTCTCGGACGTGTCGGAAAATTGCGAGTCGATATTCTCCCTGCTGGCGTCGGCGGCGGCCGATGCGCCGGACTCCTACGCGGTGCGCGATTCGGGCGGTCGCTGGACCTACGTCGAGACCGCCAGCTACTCCGAGCGGTTCGCCGAGTGGCTCGACCAGCACGGGGTGCGCCCGGGCGACCGAGTCCTGGTGCAAGCGAAGAGCACCCGGGAGCTGGTGGCCATGTTCTTTGGGTGCGCTCGCCACGGCGCGACTTTCGTGCCGGTGAACCCCGCTATGCGGGAGTTCCAGCTTCGGGGGGTGCTGCGGAGTGCGCAGCCGCAGGCAGTCCTCGTGGCCCCGGATGGTCTCGAGGCGGTAGCCGCGCTGGCGCCTGGGGCCTACGACGCCTCGCAGGTGTGGCGGGAGGTCGAGGAGACTCCCGCCGACGGAGGATTGACGGCCGCGGCCACCCCGGATGACATCGCTGCGTTGATCTTCACTTCCGGGAGCACTGCCGAGCCGAAGGCAGTAGTGACCCCGCACCGGCAGGCGATCTTCGCTACCCGGGCGATTCAGGCAGTCCTCGACTATCGCCCGGACGACGTGGTGTTCTGTCGGTTCCCGATGTCCTGGGACTACGGCCTCTACAAGGTCCTACTCGCCACCGTGGGGCGCAGCGAGCTGGTGCTGGCCAGCGGCGAGTCTGACTTGTTGTTGTTGCCCAGGATGCGGGAGACCGGGGTGACCATCGTCCCAGTGGTGCCGTCGCTGGCGACGATGATCGCCGCCTCGGCGCAGCGGGACAGCGGCCCACCGCCACCGGTTCGGATGATCACAAACACCGGCGCGGCGCTGCCCGCCGCCACCATCGACGCGTTGCGGGAGGTATTCCCCGGAGTACGGGTGGTCCGGCAGTTCGGGCAGACCGAGTGTAAGCGGGTCTCGATCATGCCGCCGGCGGAGGACCAGCAACGGCCCGGGTCAGTGGGCCGGCCGCTACCTGGGACCGAGGTGATGATCCTCGACGACGAAGGGCGGGAGGTACCGACCGGTGGGGTCGGCGAGATCGTGGTCCGTGGCCCGCATGTGATGCCCGGATACTGGCGGGCGCCGGAGCTCAGCGCGAACACCTTCCGGGTCGGCCCGGACCGATCCGGCCCACAACTGCACACCGGTGACTACGGCTGGCTGGATTCCGAGGGTTACCTTTACTTCGAGGGCCGACGGGACGACATGTTCAAACGCAAGGGCATCCGGATGAGCACCCTTGAGATCGAAGCGGCCGTGATGGACATCCCCGAGGTTCACGCCGCCGCGGTCGTCCCTCCGAGCGAGAGCCGGGATCTGGCGCTCTACGTCGTCGCCGACCTGACCCCCAAGCGGGTGTTGTGGGAACTGTCCCGGCGGCTTGAGCCGGCCAAAGTGCCGGGGGTCTGCCGGGTGGTCGAGGAGCTCCCGCTGACTCCGCACGGCAAGAACTCCCGTGCCGACCTGGTGACGATGCTCGAAGGAGGGTCCGATGAGTAG
- a CDS encoding type III PLP-dependent enzyme, producing MSRNSQLARRYGTPTYIYDLDQVRQARRDLFAALPEAADLFYAIKANPHPEVVRATRDGEGRRCRAEISSTGELAAALEAGYVASECLYTGPGKTTAELHEVIGSGVALFSVESEGDLRRIGRVATARGVVVDCLLRINSAAARASTSIRMTGAPSQFGFDSETLAEALPRLREVPGARLTGAHFFPLSNATDEASLVGEFQHTIAVAADLDRQLALPLKLVDIGGGFAAPYAVPGQRPRYDKLRSELEAALDIHFAQWREGNPRVAVESGRYLVGSAGTLVCQVVNVKVSRGRRFVILDGGINSFGGMSGLGRLLPPAVRVAEDAAVEPATLVGPLCTPGDVIGRDVPLPELTEGDLIEIPNAGAYGVTASLLAFLGRPAPTEVSIRGNRVVSVSRLEQQRRYGVQ from the coding sequence ATGAGTAGGAATTCGCAGCTTGCGAGGCGCTACGGCACTCCGACCTATATCTACGACCTCGACCAGGTGCGGCAGGCCCGGCGGGACCTGTTCGCCGCGCTGCCCGAGGCCGCCGACCTCTTCTACGCGATCAAGGCGAACCCGCATCCCGAGGTGGTGCGGGCCACCCGCGACGGTGAAGGACGGCGCTGTCGGGCCGAGATCAGCTCAACCGGCGAGTTGGCAGCTGCGTTGGAGGCTGGCTACGTTGCCTCCGAATGCCTCTACACCGGCCCCGGAAAGACAACCGCTGAGCTGCATGAGGTGATCGGGAGCGGAGTCGCTCTGTTCTCTGTAGAGTCCGAAGGCGACCTGCGACGGATTGGCCGGGTCGCGACGGCTCGTGGGGTGGTCGTTGACTGTCTCCTCCGGATCAACAGTGCTGCCGCCCGAGCATCGACCAGTATCCGGATGACCGGAGCGCCCTCCCAGTTCGGCTTCGACAGCGAGACGCTGGCCGAAGCGTTACCCCGGTTGCGGGAAGTGCCCGGAGCCCGCCTCACCGGTGCGCACTTCTTCCCGCTCAGCAACGCCACGGATGAGGCTAGCCTGGTCGGCGAGTTCCAGCACACCATCGCAGTCGCCGCCGACCTCGATCGGCAGCTGGCGCTACCGCTCAAGCTGGTGGACATTGGTGGTGGGTTCGCCGCGCCCTACGCCGTTCCCGGGCAACGGCCGCGATATGACAAGCTTCGCTCCGAACTGGAAGCGGCACTGGACATCCACTTTGCCCAATGGCGGGAGGGTAACCCGCGGGTCGCCGTCGAATCCGGCCGTTACCTTGTCGGTTCGGCCGGCACCTTGGTCTGCCAGGTGGTCAACGTCAAGGTCAGTCGGGGGCGAAGATTTGTAATCCTCGATGGCGGGATCAACTCGTTCGGTGGCATGTCCGGGCTGGGTCGACTACTTCCGCCCGCGGTGCGGGTAGCCGAGGACGCAGCTGTCGAACCGGCCACACTGGTAGGCCCGCTCTGTACCCCCGGCGACGTGATCGGCCGCGACGTGCCGCTCCCGGAGTTGACTGAGGGGGATCTGATCGAAATCCCGAACGCGGGCGCCTACGGAGTCACCGCCAGCCTGCTCGCGTTCCTGGGGCGGCCCGCCCCGACCGAGGTATCGATCCGCGGTAACCGTGTTGTGTCAGTGTCCCGGTTGGAGCAGCAGCGGCGTTACGGAGTTCAATGA
- a CDS encoding cobalamin B12-binding domain-containing protein, translated as MTATERSLPEPEPWLAAVVSSVASDAHTWNLVFLQLLLEELGCRVRNLGPCVPARELVAECHREPPDLVVLSSVNGHGYRDGLAAVRAVRSEPGLTTVPLVIGGKLGVAGRVDSAGREALIAAGADAVFEDGIDAITSFYQFVRSLPERATT; from the coding sequence ATGACGGCTACGGAACGGTCGCTCCCGGAGCCGGAGCCGTGGCTGGCCGCGGTAGTGAGTTCGGTCGCCTCCGACGCACACACCTGGAACCTGGTCTTTCTGCAACTCCTGCTGGAGGAGCTTGGGTGTCGGGTACGCAACCTCGGGCCGTGCGTACCAGCGCGGGAGCTCGTAGCCGAGTGCCACCGGGAACCGCCCGACCTAGTGGTGTTGAGCAGCGTGAATGGCCACGGTTACCGGGACGGCCTGGCGGCCGTTCGGGCGGTGCGCAGCGAGCCCGGGCTCACCACCGTCCCGTTGGTGATCGGCGGAAAACTGGGAGTTGCGGGTCGCGTCGACTCGGCCGGACGCGAGGCCCTGATCGCCGCTGGCGCCGACGCGGTCTTCGAGGATGGGATCGACGCGATCACATCATTTTACCAGTTCGTCCGCTCGCTGCCGGAACGGGCCACGACGTGA
- a CDS encoding methylaspartate mutase, protein MTTTGELLSTVRRPPARRSFGDFVRRANHRGELVVQPRMGFGEPARMRSGLAATRAAAATTVGTITVDSYTRLGELAAAAESIRTGQLLNGYPLASHPIDTTRAMLAGIAGDGFPVQVRHGSANPRHIFAALIAAGLDATEGGPVSYCLPYGRVPLVDSVRHWRDCCELFARLQDRGVEPHLETFAGCMLGQLCPPSQLIALSVLEAMFFRQHGLRCVSVSYAQQTNQAQDREAVAALRRLCRRLLPDLNWHVVIYAYMGVYPTSPSGARRLLAHAAELAAESGAERLIVKTVVEAVRIPTIEENRDALEVAAATARATARVGSDDEPGADSQIYQEAVALIEAVLELDTDVGAALRVAFLRGYLDIPFCLHPDNRGQTRSYLDDSGRLRWADIGKLPLGTVVDVGRRERVDCATLMASLSYMRQKYDGASGYPGEVPELSGPARPKSNPARVPIGATAEEESQP, encoded by the coding sequence GTGACCACCACCGGCGAGCTGCTCTCGACCGTACGCCGACCGCCCGCCCGGCGAAGCTTCGGTGACTTCGTTCGCCGCGCCAACCACCGTGGCGAACTGGTGGTGCAGCCCCGGATGGGCTTTGGTGAGCCGGCCCGGATGCGGTCCGGACTCGCCGCCACCCGGGCTGCTGCGGCCACCACCGTCGGTACGATCACGGTGGACAGTTACACCCGGTTAGGCGAGCTGGCCGCGGCGGCAGAGTCGATCCGGACGGGTCAACTCCTCAACGGCTACCCGCTCGCCAGCCACCCGATCGACACCACCCGCGCGATGCTCGCCGGTATCGCGGGCGACGGGTTTCCGGTCCAGGTCCGTCACGGGTCGGCGAACCCGCGGCACATCTTCGCCGCCTTGATCGCCGCCGGTCTCGACGCCACCGAAGGCGGGCCGGTATCCTACTGCCTGCCGTACGGCCGGGTGCCGTTGGTGGATTCGGTCCGCCACTGGCGGGACTGCTGCGAACTCTTCGCCCGACTCCAGGACCGTGGTGTGGAGCCGCACCTCGAGACCTTCGCTGGATGCATGCTCGGGCAACTGTGCCCACCGAGCCAGCTGATCGCCCTCAGCGTGCTGGAAGCGATGTTCTTCCGGCAGCACGGGCTGCGCTGCGTCTCAGTGAGCTACGCCCAGCAGACCAACCAGGCGCAGGACCGGGAGGCGGTAGCCGCGCTGCGGCGGCTGTGCCGGCGGCTCCTGCCGGACCTGAACTGGCACGTGGTGATCTACGCGTACATGGGGGTGTACCCCACGTCGCCGTCGGGTGCCCGTCGGCTGCTGGCGCACGCTGCGGAGCTGGCGGCGGAGAGCGGCGCCGAGCGGTTGATCGTCAAAACGGTGGTCGAGGCGGTGCGGATCCCCACTATCGAGGAGAACCGTGACGCGCTCGAAGTAGCTGCGGCCACCGCCCGTGCCACCGCCCGGGTCGGCTCCGATGACGAGCCGGGGGCGGATTCGCAGATCTATCAGGAAGCGGTCGCCCTGATCGAGGCGGTGCTGGAGCTGGACACCGATGTCGGCGCCGCACTGCGGGTGGCATTCCTGCGGGGTTACCTCGACATCCCGTTCTGCCTCCACCCGGACAACCGTGGCCAGACCCGGAGCTATCTCGACGATTCGGGGAGGTTGCGCTGGGCAGACATCGGCAAGTTGCCGTTGGGCACAGTCGTCGACGTTGGCCGTAGAGAGCGGGTCGACTGCGCGACGTTGATGGCATCACTGTCCTATATGAGACAGAAATACGACGGTGCGTCGGGCTACCCCGGAGAGGTGCCCGAGCTGTCCGGTCCGGCGAGACCGAAATCGAACCCGGCTCGGGTGCCGATTGGCGCCACAGCTGAAGAGGAGAGCCAGCCATGA
- a CDS encoding cytochrome P450, whose protein sequence is MTTRAEPPRAYPFAFREAEVSPNYAELRREQPVAWVKLPYGEPGWLVTRYADVRTVMTDPRFSRAIAQGLDQPRMRAENMNDGIMGMDPPDHSRLRSLVAKAFTARRVEKLRANVQRLADRLSDDMQAQGPPSDLVEHFARPLPVSVICELLGVPYEDYPMFSRWTEAFTNEQSAMAEVMTTIGPEMDRYMSRLIAQRRERPTDDLLGALVRARDEGDKLTETELIDFTGAGLLTAGTETVSAGLPSMIFVLSRRPEALALLREEPDVMPGAVEELLRFTPINTAAMFPRYPLEDVELSGVTVRAGEPVLPSIAAANRDPEVFDRPDELDLRRARNPHLTFGHGPHHCVGAQLARIELQVALRTLLDRFPRLRLADGVRWRFGVVVRGPATMPVTW, encoded by the coding sequence ATGACCACGCGAGCCGAACCACCGCGCGCATACCCGTTCGCGTTCCGGGAGGCAGAAGTATCTCCGAACTACGCCGAACTTCGCCGCGAGCAACCGGTCGCTTGGGTCAAGCTGCCTTATGGTGAACCCGGCTGGTTAGTGACCCGGTACGCGGATGTTCGGACCGTGATGACCGACCCGCGGTTCAGCCGCGCGATCGCGCAAGGGCTCGACCAGCCGCGGATGCGGGCCGAGAATATGAACGACGGCATTATGGGGATGGACCCGCCCGACCACAGCCGCCTGCGGTCACTGGTCGCCAAGGCCTTCACCGCGCGTCGGGTGGAGAAGCTGCGCGCGAACGTGCAGCGGCTGGCCGACCGCCTCAGCGATGACATGCAGGCGCAGGGGCCGCCGTCCGACCTGGTCGAGCACTTCGCCCGGCCGCTGCCGGTCTCGGTCATCTGCGAGTTGCTCGGCGTGCCCTATGAGGACTACCCAATGTTCAGCCGTTGGACAGAGGCGTTCACCAATGAGCAGTCGGCGATGGCAGAGGTGATGACCACCATCGGGCCCGAGATGGACCGGTATATGTCCCGCCTGATCGCCCAGCGGCGGGAGCGGCCCACCGACGACCTCCTGGGAGCGCTCGTCCGGGCGCGGGACGAAGGGGACAAACTAACCGAGACTGAATTGATCGACTTTACCGGTGCGGGCCTGCTGACCGCGGGAACTGAGACCGTTTCCGCCGGACTTCCCAGCATGATCTTCGTCCTGTCGCGGCGACCAGAAGCGTTGGCGCTGCTACGCGAAGAGCCCGACGTCATGCCGGGGGCCGTCGAAGAGCTGCTGCGATTTACCCCGATCAACACAGCGGCCATGTTCCCCCGCTACCCGCTGGAGGACGTGGAGCTGTCCGGCGTCACCGTGCGAGCCGGCGAGCCGGTACTGCCCTCGATCGCGGCGGCCAACCGGGACCCGGAGGTCTTCGACCGGCCCGACGAACTCGACCTGCGTCGCGCACGCAACCCGCACCTGACCTTCGGTCACGGCCCGCACCACTGCGTCGGAGCTCAGCTGGCGCGAATCGAGCTCCAAGTGGCGCTGCGCACACTGCTCGACCGGTTCCCCCGGCTGCGGCTAGCAGATGGGGTGCGCTGGAGATTCGGTGTGGTCGTCCGGGGGCCGGCGACGATGCCGGTGACCTGGTGA